In Silene latifolia isolate original U9 population chromosome 3, ASM4854445v1, whole genome shotgun sequence, a single window of DNA contains:
- the LOC141648530 gene encoding putative jasmonic acid carboxyl methyltransferase 2: MEVEKVFHMKKGVGHTSYARNSLLQRAIITQAGPIIDESTRQVYDTLRPECLMMADMGCSSGPTALLAVSRMIDVIEDASRSINRQFPQFGVFLNDLPGNDFNTLFSMLPSFEQAAEEGNENRLRLCSVSGIPKSFYGRVFPDKFLHFVHCSNCVHWLSQVPSGLVNKNGEALNKGNICIAKTSPPEIYIAYYAQFKRDFTLFLRSRSREIVFGGGMVLVILGSIDSHDPDLVYELFGSTLHDMVLEGLIEEEKLDNFNLPLYSPTVDEVRKLVEVEGSFALNKLETITVDWGVDTSQNLDTQAEFVAKTLRAVIEPLLTIAFGHAVMDDLFLLFETRVKARMAEKRSEYVNIVVSLTKKE, from the exons ATGGAAGTTGAAAAGGTTTTTCATATGAAAAAAGGCGTTGGTCATACCAGTTATGCAAGGAACTCTCTATTGCAG AGAGCAATAATAACACAGGCAGGTCCGATAATCGACGAAAGTACAAGGCAAGTCTATGATACCTTAAGGCCAGAATGTCTTATGATGGCAGACATGGGTTGTTCTTCAGGGCCAACTGCATTACTAGCAGTCTCACGAATGATTGACGTAATTGAAGACGCTAGCCGGAGCATAAACCGACAATTCCCTCAATTCGGGGTCTTTCTTAATGATCTCCCTGGAAACGACTTCAATACCTTATTCAGCATGCTCCCAAGTTTTGAACAGGCAGCAGAAGAAGGAAATGAAAACAGGCTCAGGCTTTGTTCTGTGTCGGGAATACCCAAGTCATTTTACGGAAGAGTCTTTCCTGACAAGTTTCTTCATTTTGTTCACTGCTCTAATTGTGTTCACTGGCTTTCGCAG GTACCAAGCGGGTTGGTGAACAAAAACGGAGAAGCACTGAACAAAGGGAACATATGCATAGCAAAAACAAGCCCTCCAGAGATATACATAGCATATTATGCACAATTTAAGAGGGATTTTACGTTGTTTTTAAGGTCGCGTTCAAGGGAAATTGTCTTCGGTGGTGGCATGGTCTTGGTAATCCTGGGTAGCATTGATAGTCACGACCCTGACTTGGTGTACGAGTTGTTTGGCTCTACCCTTCATGACATGGTTTTAGAG GGTTTGATTGAGGAGGAAAAATTGGACAACTTCAACTTACCCTTATATTCTCCAACAGTTGACGAGGTTAGAAAATTAGTCGAGGTTGAAGGATCGTTTGCTCTTAACAAACTCGAAACAATTACAGTTGATTGGGGCGTAGATACCTCTCAAAACCTTGACACCCAAGCAGAGTTTGTAGCTaagaccttaagagcagtgataGAACCTTTACTTACAATTGCATTTGGTCATGCTGTTATGGATGATTTGTTTCTATTGTTCGAAACACGTGTCAAGGCACGAATGGCGGAAAAAAGAAGTGAATACGTTAACATTGTGGTATCATTGACCAAGAAAGAGTAG